The following are from one region of the Silene latifolia isolate original U9 population chromosome 9, ASM4854445v1, whole genome shotgun sequence genome:
- the LOC141602013 gene encoding uncharacterized protein LOC141602013 → MIYAFNGVAERQKLWEFLINEVTHCNEPWLWTGDFNTVLNHVERLGGNTIEIEMKQFQECVSLCYMEDIQANGALFTWSNKQEPVDRLYIRLDRVMENFEWMKEFGDYTAHFHPEVLFDHCPCTIADRKMRINGRRNFKYFNMWGQSDLFKECVRNVW, encoded by the coding sequence ATGATCTATGCTTTTAATGGGGTTGCTGAGAGACAGAAGTTATGGGAGTTCCTTATAAATGAAGTTACTCATTGTAATGAACCTTGGCTTTGGACGGGGGATTTTAACACAGTTTTGAATCATGTGGAAAGACTAGGTGGCAATACTATTGAAATAGAGATGAAACAATTCCAGGAATGTGTTTCCTTGTGCTATATGGAGGACATTCAGGCAAATGGGGCTCTGTTTACATGGTCTAATAAGCAAGAACCAGTAGACAGGTTATATATCAGGTTAGATAGGGTTATGGAAAACTTTGAGTGGATGAAGGAGTTTGGTGACTACACTGCTCATTTTCACCCAGAAGTACTATTTGATCACTGTCCATGTACTATTGCAGACAGGAAGATGAGAATTAATGGCAGGAGGAACTTtaagtactttaatatgtggggccAATCTGATTTATTTAAAGAGTGTGTAAGGAATGTGTGGTAG